TTGAAAcacatttctttgtcatttgctGAACGCGATCCGCGCTGAATACACCGACACATATTCCCAGGCCACCCTTAAGGAATGAGATCACGTGGTGCACGGGGCGGTCGAACTACAAGCCATTTTGGGGACGGTGTCAGTTTCCACTGAACCATCAGCGCAGCGGTTTTCGAAGAGAAGACTGAAGGCGCCAGCCTAGAGAAAACGCACATCAGCCTGGCCGTTTTATTGGCGGGAGGGCTACATTCAACTGAGCAAAGCACACACATCGACAACCGGACCatttccattttttattattgaaatgcgCCCTGCTCCGCTGTTCTCTTATTGCAATTGACAGCGTCTGCAGCCCTTTTCAAGATGGCCGCTTGGCTCGTATTCATTTTCTACTGATCGACTCCTAACTTTCATTGTCTAACCACCTCCAGGCTCGACTCTTCGGTCCAGCTCAGTAAGGTATGTGTTGTTAGATATCTTCCCTTACAAATGTCTAGTTTCACAAACTGTGCTCTAAATGCATCTGTGTTTTTGTGAGAGTAAAATGGAGACGTGTGTTAAAGTGGATGCGGGAACTGACAGGCTCGCGTACGCAGCACTGGCTCCGTCTCTCCGCGTGCTTATAGATTGGAGTTATTTTATCTAGTAATATCTTATCCTGTCTGTGAGAAGGATTCCTGATTTGTTGTATGATATTCAGTTATTGGCATCATTATGTTTACTTGGGGTTTCTGGCTGTATGAAACGGTTTAGTTTGTAATGAATCCTGATGTTCACGCGAAATCGGATAGAAACGGGTCGGCTGTTCATGTGAGGCGGATTTCTAAAGGATTTTTTGTTTATTGTCCCATTGAGCAGTTATTCGATTTTATAGATATGGAATCTGTATGATGTTTACGACCGGGTAAACTCGTTGTTTTGTTGAATTGTACCTATTTGTGCGTTTTCTTAACTTAAATCTACAGTGTAACCTAAACGTGTCCTGTTGTCGGACAGGACAAAGGTTTCAGCTGTTGACAGCAAACATTCACGACACCGATGATGTGTGGTTGACAAAACAACACGTATTCATGATCTCAGGTACTTATTTAACGTATTGAATATGGTTTTTAGTGGCTTCTTTCATTTGTCCGACTGACCTGAAGAATTCTTCTCTAGACAGTCTGGCTCACACGAGCTTTGAATGGTTCTTATATCAGTTCGTTAGACTTTGACAAACACATTTGTCGAAGTAGCCTACTGTAGCCTACTTTACCATTCAGATAAAAATaataagctaaaaaaaataagcctaatCGCGAATTTATATATATCTACGGTAATGTAAGCTAAGCCTTCCCTGTGGTTTGTCATGTCAAGAAGAAAATATGATTTAGTATTAAACTTGGTCGGCGTCTTGTTTTAGAATCCCttattagcctatttttacaaataataaggTTTTTCATTTGCGCATATGTCTTAATTTAGAAACCGCAATGTGTATAGCCTACCTGAGACTTTGGtgaataattttgtttaaaatagaatGTCTCTGACTCCCTGTGGTTGTGAATGTCAGAGCTAAATATAAAGTGACGTGTTATTTTTAATACTGATGGCTTTAACACGGTCTGTCAACATTTCGAGTCTTCTGTCATCTGCTTAATCAGGTGGATTTTCGTTATGGTAACGTAATCTGTATTAATCGAAATAGACCAGACAGTGCTTTGTAAACTCGCCCTTTCTCACGTGGCACAATTCATCTATAAGGGTAATTTCCtccttttaaatgttatttattataaccTATAATCTACAGCACTACCATCACCAAAATGCTTGTCTAGTCAGAGTTAAAAAAGTTTGTGGTTTTGTTTTCATAACCAACCGAAAGGCTTTTTGCAGTGGTGAGAACAAACAGCACTGTCAGTTCTATTTGGCGGATGttttactaaataaatgtttaatcatGAACGCCTTATTTAAAAAGTAAGGGCGCAGGCTGACTTAGCCTATCCTATTTTTCATCTGTATGGTGGTTAGAAAGTTATATTAAAGGCTATATATTCATCATATTATGTTTGTTTTCCACTCACGTGAAGAAATCAGAATCAGTGTCGGATGCTTGGTTTTCTGGCGTGTTCTTAAAATCGTTTTGTGTATGGCTTTATTTCCAATTGCCATACGACATCACCATTTAATGCATGATTATCTCACAACAAGTTGCATAATCATCAAAAcgcattaaaaaaaactgcataaccTTCTTTTGGTATGCGTCATCCAGTTTCAGAAGTCTACACGTAGCCTACTCTGATCGTTTTCACATTGTTGTGAGCTCCTTCAGTGCTTCATAACACTTGTCCGGCTCTCAGTGAATGCCCCGACGTAATAAGGTGCTTCAAAAACAGGATTTGTGACAAACGGAAATTAACCTCATACATAGCAACGTATGACGATAGTCATGATGTCAAATGGGTAGCCTATCAGTTAAATGCAAGGTGCGTTCATGGGCAATGAACGACTGCGACAACAGTGAGCCAGGAGGGAGAGACTGCCAAAGCAAAGCGGAGATCAGCATCATCAATAACATTGCTGTTCATTCTTTTATTTCAGATCTTTATGCGAGGTTTTAAGATCCTCTGTAATTTTAAACGAACGCTTTAACATAGAATGGGCGAGATTTTTGTCTTAACTCGAAATTTGCGCGTTCACGCTATTCTACGCGGAACGTTCAATTACAGCTGCTTGGTACGTTGCCATGTTACGCTGCTTTAGTTGCTATAGAAACCGTCAGAAGTGTTCGTCACATAGTTCATTTAGGCTATGTAGACTGTCCTCAGGACCGATAAGTTGTGCAGTGTTACGTCTGCTTTGTCGTGTTGTGTCTGTTAACTGGCTTTGCTGCGATATAACGATCGTTTTTGTACATCGCCGTCGTGCCGTTTCACAGCACAGAAGCCCCGTGTGTAAGAGATGACTGAAAAATTGCGCCAGTTCACGCAACATCCCATAAAAACTAACTTAAATCCTCATGATTATTTTCACTATGGCCGTTGTTTGTAGTTGCAAAACGTATTTTGATAAATTGTCATCATATTTTGATGCACCTGTAGGGTCGTTTCCATCCCATGACGATGCATCGTACAACAAGGATCAAGATCACGGAGCTCAATCCCCATTTGATGTGTGTCTTGTGTGGTGGATATTTCATAGATGCAACAACAATCATAGAATGCTTGCACTCATGTGAGTATGAGATGTGCTGCTCTATTTTCTGTAGTTTTATTTGAATATGTGCAACACATCCAGACAATGTGTCTGATCCACATTTCTCTGATCCTCAGTTTGTAAAATGTGCATTGTCCGGTACCTGGAAACCAGTAAATACTGTCCCATATGTGATGTGCAGGTCCACAAAACGAAGCCACTTCTCAATATTCGGTAACCTTTAAAATCACTGTCTGTTCCATCTTTCCAAAGAGTTATTTATAGTAACGATCATCTAAAAATCAAGACATCTTGTTTGTTCCTATCTCAAATGCTGTATATTGTGTTTTCTGTTCATGCCTTTTAATATAAGAATTAGGAAATAACATCAATTTGAGTTGGTTGCAGCAGCATTGTTTGAAgtgattagattaaaaaaaaaggtttgactACCCCTACCCCCCCCCTCCACAGGGCTGACAAAACTCTACAGGACATTGTATACAAGTTGGTTCCTGGTCTTTTCAAAAGTAAGTCAGTCACTGTAAAAGATTggatttattatttgtaattatttacacATGCTTTGATCTGGAAATTTATTTTTCGGTGCAGATGAAATGAAACGTAGGAGAGATTTTTATGCTGAACACCCGTCTGTTGATGGTAGGTAGAtgaatgtactcaagtaaataaGTTAGGGTAACTGTTTGAACAGGCTCTTATGTAACCGTTTTATTCTAATTTTAAGCTGTGATTcatcatttgatttatttatttattttttcaaagttgCAAATGGATCAAATGAGGATCGAGGAGAAGTTGCTGATGAAGACAAGCGAATCATCACAGATGATGAAATTATCAGTCTGTCAATTGAGTTTTTTGATCAAAGGTACGTGATTGCCTATGTTTGtacaagtgatttttttttttgtcagtttatctgtctgtcttaaaaatgtgtaaataaatacatatatttgaaGTGGCCATTCTTTAGTGTAACCTTAATGATAAAGGTATTTTTATTTGAATCCTGAAAAGTTATCATTTAGTGTTTCAATTACACCAATTATACTATTTATTGTTCAGGGCCCAACAGCAAGGCAGTACAGATGAGAAGCAAAAAGAAGAGGTAATTAAGAAGTGCATGCTGTTGCTGAGAGCCTTTTTTTCCTCTTGTTATGATGGTGATACAAATTACACCAATAGTAAAGCTTATCGGcaaaatgtatttgtgtataatttattttattattaaccacATAGGTTCATAATAAAAGATACTTACAGTGCCCTGCTGCCATGACTGTGATGCATTTGAGGAAATTTCTGAGAAGCAAAATGGATATACCTCCTACTTTTCAGGTAATGTGATATATTGCAGATTTAGTTTCCATTTCTGACCTTTTTAAAATCCCTTCGTTTCAGTCGAAGTTTGGTAGTTCAGTGTTTCATCAAATAATACTTTTATAGGAGGAGGGTGCTGTTATTTATCTGCTGATCCGCATAATCCATTATGGTGTGATATTGATTGATTGGTGCTTTGTTTGGTTAGGGTAaggtttttaatattattgttcttTGTACTAATAGATTGAAGTTATGTATGAGGATGAGCCTTTGAAGGATTACTACACATTAATGGACATTGCCTACATCTACACTTGGAGAAGAGTAAGttctcaaatgtttttttgaCTGTCAAATCTGACTGCTGACTCTTTACTTTACACACTTGGTCTTAAATCTCAAGGTAAGTGTTTTATTCAAGCAggtaatttatttatctttatttggtTAATTTGTGGAACTAGGATTTTAGTTGCTCAGCATCCACCGTTCAATAACAAGGTGCCTTCTGTTATTTTCGCATATTAAATAGAATGGACCGCTGCCTCTGAAGTACCGCGTGCGGCCCAGCTGTAAAAAAATGAAGATTTCCCATCCACAAGATGGCGTGAACAATACAAACCGCTCTGAAAGTGACTCAGCCAGCGATAAAGCTAGCAGTCCCGCTGGAGTTCCATCCACCTCCTCACCACTACCGAGTCCAAGCACACTGGTTCAGCCTTCACAACCTCATTTCACCCATATCTCCAGTCCTATTAACGGCACGACGATGACGAGCCCAAATCGTCAGTTCAGCTTTGGCAACAAAGTGCGAAAGACAGCGCTTAACGGATCTTCCACATCGTCAGGATGATGAGGGACTACACGATGAAGCCAACGCCAGATATAATCCAGCCAATTCCATGCCAACGTAGTGTCATGTAGATCCATTTCTTTctgcattattatcattatattctACATGTAACTTTAACGTAGTGAAAATGACGCACTTCATTCAACACATTGCTGGAATATCTAAGTTTGCGTGAGAACGTTAGAGGCCCATTTGATTGCAAAGTGGAGCGCAGAGCCACGGTTGAGGCATTTTCAGAATGCAGAAATGACTGAATTATACCTacctttttatatgtttttacttTCGCTCTACAGTTTTCCTAAACGAGTTACGTTATCTGTTGCTTGTATTTTACATGTGTATTATAATGTTCTTTAAAATCATGATAAAAAAGCATTTACTTTTGATTTTAGTTGGCCTTTTCTGGGGTAGTAAACGTTCCTGGTATATTCTGGCCTTTGATAATGTATCAAAAAAAaggcacacatatatatagtttaaaattgAAGGACAAAATACTATATTAGGACAGCGTGTTAAAAGGGATGAAGAAATGCAACGTTAAATTGCAGTCGGcgtaataatttgtattattcaaAGTTCTTGGAAATTCAAGTGATTTGCTCCTCTGTGCTGGTTCAGGTTCATCAGTTTGGTCTCGAGGTCATGCTCCAGTCCTGTATAGCATGCACATAGCATATATATCTCAGACTGCTTGCAAGCTATTACATAAACGAATTTGTCAGAAGACAAACAGCACTGTTATACCCCCAACTTCTCATTCTGGACAATATTTTGATGTCTTCAGTGTTCATTGTCTTATTGGTCGATTGTAGACTATTGACATCTATTGTATTGTGACTGTTGCACAGTAAAAcatctaaataaaacattttacacgTTCAAATCGCCTTGTCGCGTTTCAATGCTGCTTCGAATCATACAAAGAGAGAGAAATCTACATAAACCAGAAAATCTTCATGGATTTGCACAATATCcgagtatatttattttatatagctaCAATAAGTAGGCTATGGTGCAAAAAGTATTCaaggataacttttttttttttacattttagtattcAAGGGTAACTTTTTCCTTTCCAGTATTGGCTCATCTCTCAGCAGAATAAACCTCAAGAAATAATCATGAAAGTGTGGTGCAGTACAGAATAGCCGTTTTTTTATATTGACACATAAAGACAGCCTACATGCGTTATCGCGGATGACAGTCTATTAAATGCTTGCGCGATAAactgttaaataaatgtgaaGTAGCCTAGTTGATCTGGTTTATTCACGGTCAAATACATTTGACCTCATGTAGTCTGTTGTGAAGAAGTGCTACAGACTTGAATTGTAGCTCAAACAGATGACAAGTTTATAACGTATAGCCTGTGCAAAGTACCCAGTCAGACCTTTTTTTGTGCAAAGTACCCAGTCAGTCGTTAGAAACGGAGAATTTGCCGGTCATTTTCTCCTTGGGGCGAGGAAAGTTTGACTTGATATGTAGCCTACACTCTATGAGGTAATGAAAACTGTTTATTTTAACGGGGTATATAGTTCATCTGTTACAGATTACTATAGGTTAGATAACAGTTTCAGCATTAATCTGTTACGACGAGATGGTCTTTAGaagagtttagaaatgttgtAGAAAAAGGCAATATCTCAGTGGGCACATTTAGCCGGTGTTGGGACTTCCACGATAAGTCCGACTGAATTTTTagcaaggttttttgttttttttgcccacTCAAGAGTTACAGGAAGataatagttaataaaaatattttggacctttaataatattataaattccATTAATTATTATAGAATAAACATAAGACAAGAAAATAGGATTGAATTTAGAGGTGGAAATTGGGAAAGTTTATTTTTCGAAATATGTAATAATCTCAGCTCACGTCGCCCTGTCCTGGTGATGTCATGATGAAACTTTGTAGCCCCACAGGTTCTTAATTTAAATTCAACAGTGTTTAAACACAAATTAGTTGAAAAGACTTGCTCATTATGTCTTTGGCAGACGTGGCATTAAAGTTAATGAAAACCCGGTTTGTTTGATATGTCAGTTTACCGTAAgaaaattatgaattaataacTATTTGGCAACAAGCAAAAATAGGGATTAAACAATAATGAACTAGAGCGACAACTTTCAAATGGTCAGTCACGCAACGGAAAGTTTGTATTCTCTTCAACGAAAAGCTAATATTTAGCCTACCTATATATCACGGACTATAGCAAGCTAGTTGTTTTTTCTGTTATGAAACTTATTTAAAGAAGATTTGCGAAAGAAAAAGACTAGTAATTAGTAAATATCTGTGACTGCAGTTGTCTCTGCGGTAAGAACTAATGTGAGGGCAGCTGTTCGCCCTCGCAACTTCTCTGTGCCAGTATCCCGCATTCATCGACCCGTTTTTGAATCTTGTTTAATAACCCAATCCCCGCTATTACATCTGGGCATAAACTGCATGCGACACTGGTCCTGATTTGAACATATACGTGTTTCAGCACGAAACATTAGATAAGCATTGACAGCAAACGCACCGACCGAACGCAGTGCCTATCACTTCCGGTTTGTTGCCAAGACAACAGTTGCACGCCTCCTCTAAACTCAAAGTCACAACAAACGCTGTTTCTTAATGGAAGCTTAAACGTACATTTTTGTCGCATTCACGCTGCTTTTTGTCGTTTTTGCTCCAATTTTGGTTACTCCTATAACTATGAGTCAACGACAGATTTTGCAAGGTGAGAAAGTAAGATCCGTTAAGGTAGCCtattactttaaaaattaaaaacattaattaaaactaGGCTACTTGTGGTGGCTTACTTTTCTTACTTTTGCAGTTTTTTGACATAATtgatttaaattgaatttatttctattactattattattataattattattattattattattattatgcagtgTTTGAGCAGTACCAGAAGGCAAGAACACAGTTTGTGCAAACTGTAGCAGATCTTGCATCAAGACCACAAAATACTGAAACACTTCAAAATGCTGGTGAGTTTATAACATTTGATTAATGGAGGTTTCTGCATGTTTGTTATGCCATTTGCTTGTATCTATAGACTTATACAATTTCGAATTTaaccatttaaatatataat
This genomic stretch from Carassius carassius chromosome 42, fCarCar2.1, whole genome shotgun sequence harbors:
- the LOC132123865 gene encoding polycomb complex protein BMI-1-A: MTMHRTTRIKITELNPHLMCVLCGGYFIDATTIIECLHSFCKMCIVRYLETSKYCPICDVQVHKTKPLLNIRADKTLQDIVYKLVPGLFKNEMKRRRDFYAEHPSVDVANGSNEDRGEVADEDKRIITDDEIISLSIEFFDQRAQQQGSTDEKQKEEVHNKRYLQCPAAMTVMHLRKFLRSKMDIPPTFQIEVMYEDEPLKDYYTLMDIAYIYTWRRNGPLPLKYRVRPSCKKMKISHPQDGVNNTNRSESDSASDKASSPAGVPSTSSPLPSPSTLVQPSQPHFTHISSPINGTTMTSPNRQFSFGNKVRKTALNGSSTSSG